From a region of the Alnus glutinosa chromosome 1, dhAlnGlut1.1, whole genome shotgun sequence genome:
- the LOC133858652 gene encoding UPF0481 protein At3g47200-like, translating to MRPVDGVDLVSIRIHGKLAGLIPNVSECCIFKVHTQLRKVNEKAYDPVMVAIGPYHRGKDDLRLMEDHKLRYLQLLLQRRNESSVETYIKAIRELEGRARRYYAEPISLTTDEFVEMMLLDGCFIIELFRKFARTDLRGDQCDPIFRLDWMFFNLKRDLLLFENQIPFFLLTKLLEMTEVPNHQDNLIDLAVLFFQVSLLPFGYHISASSHESFIDIEHLLALLYKSVTPPSVKIEDTKEKLNSIPSATKLQEAGVKFKKLENGSFFDIKFNNGVLEIPFFNIDDGLESIFRNLIAYEQYSQNNDLNYVTNYVSFMHDLTNSPKDVELLRQRGIIENWLSDDGAVSTMFNNLGENVILSSFCYAKIFRDVNKHCQRRKNVWMANLRHKYFNGPWALILFLAAVFLLLLALMQTIFTVNGK from the coding sequence ATGAGGCCGGTCGATGGAGTTGATCTTGTCTCCATTCGTATTCATGGAAAGCTTGCTGGCTTGATTCCAAATGTTTCGGAGTGTTGTATATTTAAAGTGCATACCCAGTTACGCAAGGTAAATGAGAAGGCATACGATCCTGTAATGGTCGCCATCGGTCCTTACCACCGTGGCAAGGACGACTTAAGGCTTATGGAAGATCACAAATTGCGCTATTTACAATTACTACTTCAAAGGAGAAACGAAAGTAGTGTAGAAACATACATTAAGGCCATTAGAGAATTGGAAGGAAGAGCTCGTAGATACTATGCAGAACCCATTAGCCTAACCACTGATGAGTTCGTAGAAATGATGCTTCTTGATGGGTGTTTCATCATCGAGCTGTTTCGCAAGTTCGCAAGGACAGATCTAAGAGGTGATCAATGTGATCCAATCTTCCGATTGGACTGGATGTTCTTTAACTTAAAGCGTGATCTACTATTATTCGAAAACCAAATTCCGTTCTTTCTTCTCACTAAATTGTTGGAGATGACTGAGGTTCCTAACCACCAGGACAACCTTATTGATCTAGCTGTGCTTTTCTTCCAAGTCTCATTATTACCATTTGGATACCATATATCTGCATCAAGTCATGAATCTTTCATAGACATCGAGCATCTACTTGCTTTGTTATATAAATCTGTTACTCCACCATCTGTAAAAATTGAAGATACTAAAGAAAAGTTGAATTCAATACCTAGTGCCACAAAACTTCAAGAGGCTGGAGTCAAATTCAAGAAGCTAGAGAATGGTAGCTTCTTTGACATAAAGTTTAACAATGGGGTATTGGAAATTCCGTTTTTTAATATTGATGATGGATTAGAATCTATCTTTCGAAATCTAATTGCATATGAGCAATACAGTCAAAATAATGATCTCAATTACGTCACAAACTATGTGAGCTTCATGCATGATCTAACCAACTCTCCAAAGGATGTTGAATTACTTCGTCAACGAGGAATTATTGAAAATTGGTTGAGTGATGATGGAGCTGTCTCCACCATGTTTAACAACCTTGGTGAGAATGTCATTCTATCCAGCTTCTGTTATGCTAAAATTTTCAGAGATGTGAACAAGCATTGTCAGAGACGTAAGAATGTATGGATGGCAAACTTGAGGCACAAGTATTTCAACGGTCCTTGggctttaattttatttcttgcaGCTGTCTTTTTGCTCTTGCTTGCTTTAATGCAAACCATATTTACCGTTAACGGAAAATAA